From the Acidobacteriota bacterium genome, one window contains:
- the apaG gene encoding Co2+/Mg2+ efflux protein ApaG has protein sequence MSDTVTQGIRIEVEASFEPDHSKPPEQFLFSYRVRISNLGDQTVRLISRRWVITDGEGRQQVVEGAGVVGQQPTLEPGESFEYSSFCPLETAVGWMEGSYWMEISSEESFEAEIGRFTLAAPNAVN, from the coding sequence CCGCATCGAGGTCGAGGCGAGCTTCGAGCCGGACCACAGCAAACCGCCGGAGCAGTTCCTGTTCTCCTATCGCGTGCGCATCAGCAACCTGGGCGATCAGACCGTCCGCCTGATCAGCCGTCGCTGGGTGATTACCGACGGCGAGGGTCGCCAGCAGGTCGTCGAGGGCGCCGGCGTGGTGGGGCAACAGCCGACCCTCGAGCCGGGCGAGAGCTTCGAGTACTCGTCCTTTTGTCCCCTGGAAACGGCCGTCGGCTGGATGGAGGGGAGCTACTGGATGGAGATCTCGTCGGAGGAGTCCTTCGAGGCCGAGATCGGTCGCTTCACGCTGGCGGCACCCAACGCCGTCAACTAG